The proteins below are encoded in one region of Vespula pensylvanica isolate Volc-1 chromosome 4, ASM1446617v1, whole genome shotgun sequence:
- the LOC122628771 gene encoding fatty-acid amide hydrolase 2-A-like produces MNLMILVPAVLLKFIFNILSFIIKKFSREKPQRIPPANNHLFKLSATVLAKKIRLGELTSQELIEAYIQRIKLVNPILNAVIEDRFKEALEEAKICDENIRDGKITLLELEKQRPLYGIPFTVKEACMLKGLSHTGGSYARQGMKASENGEAVEMLRNAGGIPLCVTNTPELCTGLDTYNHLFGRTCNAYDSRYTAGGSSGGEGALLGAGCSLIGIGSDLIGSIRIPALFNGVFGHKATTGIVSTKGHFPFVDDDEFKKFLLIGPMTRYAEDLHLVMKVLTAKYNRDLYLDDPVDLKTLKVFYLEDMGSSIASVPTQMEIRTCVREAAKHLKYCGSEVEEYTGSLIHVFQSVIVTIMSMKELQLLLDPNDPKHERQWMYELPKALLGLSQHTFGAIFLKFLLYMNKFLKESKEQKLNAEYQRQHFIDLLGTNGVFICPTYPITAPIGKTIVFNMLSTLYCGVWNFFGFPASNVPMGITVDGLPIGLQIIAAPYQDRLCLAVAKELERSFGGWTAPYPIC; encoded by the exons ATGAATTTAATGATTCTTGTTCCGGCTGTActtctaaaatttattttcaatattctaagttttattattaaaaagtttagTCGTGAAAAACCACAACGAATTCCTCCTGCTAATAATCATTTGTTTAAATTGTCAGCAACTGTACTTGCTAAGAAGATCAGATTAGgagaa ctTACAAGCCAAGAATTAATAGAAGCATACATCCAACGTATAAAATTAGTAAATCCTATTTTAAACGCGGTTATCGAAGATAGATTTAAAGAAGCCTTGGAAGAAGCAAAGATTTGTGATGAAAATATCAGAGACGGTAAAATTACTCTCCTCGAGCTTGAAAAACAAAGACCATTGTACGGTATACCGTTCACGGTTAAAGAAGCGTGTATGCTCAAAG gaTTGAGTCACACAGGAGGTTCTTATGCTCGACAAGGAATGAAAGCATCGGAAAATGGAGAAGCGGTAGAAATGTTAAGAAACGCAGGTGGTATACCACTATGTGTTACAAATACTCCAGAATTATGTACGGGACTCGATACTTACAATCATTTGTTTGGAAGAACATGTAATGCATACGATAGCAGATATACAGCTGGTGGTTCCTCGGGCGGAGAA gGAGCACTCTTAGGTGCAGGATGTTCTTTGATAGGAATCGGTTCTGATTTAATAGGATCCATAAGAATACCAGCCTTATTTAATGGTGTCTTTGGACATAAGGCAACAACag GAATTGTCTCGACAAAAGGTCATTTTCCATTCGTCGACGATGAcgagtttaaaaaatttttactaatAGGACCTATGACAAGATATGCCGAAGATTTACACTTGGTTATGAAAGTATTGACTGCTAAATACAATCGAGATTTATATTTGGATGATCCGGTTGATTTGAAAACATTGAAAGTCTTTTATCTGGAAGATATGGGATCTTCCATTGCCTCTGTTCCAACTCAAATGGAAATACGAACTTGTGTTAGAGAGGCAGCtaaacatttgaaatattgtgGCTCTGAGGTtgaagaa TATACAGGTTCTTTAATTCATGTTTTCCAATCGGTCATAGTTACTATTATGTCTATGAAAGAACTACAACTTTTATTGGATCCAAATGATCCTAAG CATGAAAGACAATGGATGTATGAATTACCAAAGGCACTGCTAGGTCTTTCACAACACACATTCGGAGCGATCTTTCTAAAATTTCTACTGTATATGAACAAATTTTTGAAGGAatcgaaagaacaaaaattaaacgCTGAATATCAACGTCAGCATTTTATA GATTTATTAGGTACGAATGGTGTGTTCATCTGTCCTACATATCCAATAACAGCACCTATAGGCAAAACAATAGTTTTTAATATGCTGAGTACGTTATATTGCGGTGTATGGAATTTCTTCGGTTTTCCAGCAAGTAATGTTCCTATGGGTATTACAGTAGATGGTTTACCCATTGGTTTAcag
- the LOC122628774 gene encoding AP-1 complex subunit mu-1-like, which yields MSTSAIYILDVKGKVLISRNYREDLETGVIEKFMPLVMEREEEGNLTPIIQTLECTYAYIKYNNLYIVSTTRKNANISLVFVFLHKVVQVMQEYFKELEEESIRDNFVVIYELLDELLDFGYPQTTDSKILQEYITQEGHKLEIQPRIPMAVTNAVSWRSEGIKYRKNEVFLDVIESVNLLANANGNVLSSEIVGAIKMRVYLSGMPELRLGLNDKVLFESTGRGKSKSVELEDVKFHQCVRLSRFENDRTISFIPPDGEFELMSYRLNTHVKPLIWIESVIERHAHSRVEYMIKARSQFKRRSTANNVEIVISVPNDADSPKFKTTIGSVKYSPEQSAITWFIKSFPGGKEYLMRAHFGLPSVVGEDIEGKPPIQVKFEIPYFTTSGIQVRYLKIIEKSGYQALPWVRYITQNGDYQLRTN from the coding sequence ATGTCTACCTcagctatatacatattggATGTGAAGGGTAAAGTGTTGATCTCCCGTAACTATCGTGAAGATTTAGAAACTGGAGTGATAGAAAAGTTTATGCCCTTGGTGAtggaacgagaagaagaaggcaaTCTTACACCTATTATCCAGACATTAGAGTGCACATAcgcttatataaaatataacaatctTTATATTGTTTCTACAACAAGGAAGAATGCCAatatttctttagtttttgtatttttgcaTAAAGTGGTACAAGTAAtgcaagaatattttaaagagttagaagaagagagtatAAGGGATAATTTTGTTGTGATTTATGAACTTCTCGATGAATTATTAGATTTCGGTTATCCTCAAACAACGGATAGCAAGATTTTGCAAGAATATATAACGCAAGAAGGTCATAAGTTAGAAATACAACCAAGAATTCCAATGGCTGTGACTAATGCTGTGTCTTGGAGGTCAGAAGGTATTAAATATCGTAAGAACGAAGTCTTTTTAGATGTAATAGAATCTGTGAATCTTTTGGCAAATGCTAATGGAAATGTATTGAGTTCTGAGATTGTTGGTGCTATAAAAATGAGAGTGTATCTATCTGGAATGCCAGAATTAAGACTAGGTCTAAATGATAAAGTATTATTTGAATCGACAGGACGTGGTAAGTCCAAATCAGTTGAATTGGAAGATGTCAAATTTCATCAATGCGTACGACTTTCAAGATTTGAGAATGATCGAACAATTTCTTTCATACCACCTGATGGAGAATTTGAATTAATGTCTTATAGGTTGAATACTCATGTTAAACCATTGATATGGATTGAATCGGTAATTGAGAGACACGCACATAGTAGAGTAGAATACATGATAAAAGCTAGATCTCAATTCAAACGTCGATCGACTGCAAACAATGTGGAAATAGTAATATCTGTGCCAAATGATGCAGACTCTCCTAAATTTAAAACAACTATTGGCAGTGTTAAGTATTCTCCTGAACAAAGTGCAATTACTTGGTTTATCAAATCCTTTCCAGGTGGAAAGGAATATTTAATGAGAGCACATTTTGGATTACCATCTGTTGTTGGGGAGGATATAGAAGGCAAGCCACCAATTCaagtaaaatttgaaattcctTATTTCACTACTTCTGGGATTCAAGTgcgatatttgaaaattattgagAAGAGTGGTTACCAGGCATTACCATGGGTGCGTTACATTACACAAAATGGTGATTATCAGTTAAGAACAAATTAG
- the LOC122628770 gene encoding fatty-acid amide hydrolase 2-A-like, translated as MNILAMIYSFFLFDFTFDYWTIFYFLLKCILRTMMLMLSFIMYPIIRIRLKKRQYCPPLSNKIFFWTATDIARKIRTKQITSEEVVSTFIARCKEVNPILNAIVEDNYENALKEARTVDYFLNTTTQSIESIAQDMPLLGVPITIKASIAVKDFSIAVGVTSEKHTKAKKDALVVKNVRQAGGIILLTSNTPELCMSWETVNNIIGRTSNPYDTRRTSGGSTGGEAALIGSGASLMGLASDVAGSVRLPAMFCGVFGHKPTPYWVSCDGHRPISTNKKWNDTFTIGVMTRYAIDIPLILRSITTSQECKECLNREVDIREITIFYFDDEYCKILSSPIDKEIKLAINNLTNHLKSTYRCQVQKIELKNLKYAMEIGSITPFELNKAETIFNLNDGTKPWKSVFLVTLQRLFNLNTHTWGSILYGILVRFLEKLPASYHENILQKRTLLKKELKQLLHHNAVLIYPTFNASAHYHSEIYYKLLNIAYMNIFNSLSLPVTQCPMGLNRKGLPIGLQIIANDSCDHLTIALAKEIEKKFGGWQVPPSNINIAT; from the exons atgaatatcttAGCAATGAtatattccttcttcttgtttGATTTTACTTTTGATTATTGG actatcttctatttcttattaaaatgtattttaagaACAATGATGTTAATGTTGAGTTTTATAATGTATCCAATTATTAGGATACGACTTAAAAAACGTCAGTATTGTCCTCCTTTGTcaaacaaaatattcttttggACGGCTACTGATATTGCAAGAAAAATTCGTACGAAACAG ATCACCAGTGAGGAAGTAGTTTCAACATTTATTGCTCGTTGTAAGGAGGTCAATCCTATATTGAATGCCATTGTCGAGGACAATTATGAAAATGCGTTAAAAGAAGCTCGCACtgtcgattattttctaaatacaaCTACGCAATCTATAGAGTCTATCGCACAAGATATGCCATTACTTGGAGTTCCCATAACAATTAAAGCTAGTATCGCTGTAAAag ATTTTAGTATCGCAGTAGGAGTGACAAGCGAAAAACATACAAAGGCCAAAAAAGATGCACTCGTTGTAAAAAATGTTCGTCAAGCCGGTGGCATTATTTTGTTAACGAGTAATACACCAGAATTATGCATGTCCTGGGAAACGGTTAACAACATCATTGGTAGAACATCAAATCCGTATGACACAAGAAGAACATCTGGTGGTTCAACGGGTGGCGAG GCTGCACTTATAGGCAGTGGTGCTTCTTTGATGGGTTTGGCATCTGATGTTGCAGGATCGGTAAGATTGCCTGCCATGTTTTGTGGTGTTTTTGGTCACAAACCAACGCCAT aTTGGGTTTCATGCGATGGTCACAGACCAAtaagtacaaataaaaaatggaatgaTACTTTTACTATTGGTGTGATGACGAGATACGCTATCGATATTCCTTTAATTTTAAGAAGTATTACAACATCTCAGGAATGTAAAGAATGTCTTAATCGtgag GTGGATATTAGAGAAAtcacgattttttatttcgatgacGAATACTGTAAAATATTAAGTTCACCCATTGATAAGGAAATCAAACTTGCCATCAATAACTTGACCAATCATTTGAAATCGACTTACAGATGTCAAGTTCAAAAA atagaattaaaaaatttgaaatacgCGATGGAAATAGGAAGCATTACTCcttttgaattaaataaagcggagacgatttttaatttgaacGATGGAACAAAA CCATGGAAAAGCGTATTTCTTGTTACATTGCAACGCTTATTTAATCTTAATACTCACACATGGGGATCTATATTATATGGAATTCTTGTGAGATTCTTAGAAAAATTACCAGCGTCgtatcatgaaaatattttgcaaaagCGTACTTTACTTAAGAAAGAACTTAAA caaCTTTTACATCACAATGCTGTTTTGATTTATCCAACCTTTAATGCAAGTGCACATTATCATTCGGAAATATATTACAAGCTTTTAAATATAgcttatatgaatatttttaattcgttgagTCTTCCTGTCACGCAATGTCCTATGGGATTAAATAGAAAGGGTTTACCTATAGGTTTACAg ATAATCGCTAATGATTCTTGCGATCATTTAACAATTGCATTGGCTAAggagatcgagaaaaaatttgGTGGTTGGCAAGTACCAcctagtaatattaatatagctACTTAA
- the LOC122628775 gene encoding MOB kinase activator 1B isoform X2 has protein sequence MKHAAATLGSGNLRLAVMLPEGEDLNEWVAVNTVDFFNQINMLYGTITEFCTEESCPIMSAGPKYEYHWADGHTVKKPIKCSAPKYIDYLMTWVQDQLDDETLFPSKIGVPFPKNFLSIAKTILKRLFRVYAHIYHQHFSEVVQLGEEAHLNTSFKHFIFFVQEFNLIERRELAPLQELIEKLTAKDAR, from the exons ATGAAACATGCAGCGGCTACTCTTGGTTCTGGAAATCTAAGATTAGCAGTTATGCTTCCAGAGGGAGAAGATTTAAACGAATGGGTTGCTGTTAATa ctgttgatttttttaatcaaatcaaCATGTTATATGGCACTATCACAGAATTTTGTACAGAGGAAAGTTGTCCTATAATGTCAGCAGGTCCAAAGTATGAATATCACTGGGCAGATGGTCATACTGTAAAAAAGCCAATAAAATGTTCAGCTCcaaaatatattgattatttaatgaCATGGGTCCAAGATCAATTGGATGATGAAACATTGTTTCCTTCTAAAATCG GTGTACCTTTCCCAAAGAACTTTTTGTCAATTgcaaaaacaatattaaaacgattatttagAGTGTATGCACATATTTATCATCAACACTTCAGCGAAGTTGTACAGCTTGGCGAAGAAGCGCATTTAAATACATCTTTTAaacactttatattttttgttcag gaattcaatttaattgaaCGACGAGAATTAGCACCATTACAAGAATTGATAGAGAAGTTAACTGCCAAGGATGCACGATGA
- the LOC122628775 gene encoding MOB kinase activator-like 1 isoform X1, translating into MSFLFGSRSSKTFKPKKNIPEGTHQYDLMKHAAATLGSGNLRLAVMLPEGEDLNEWVAVNTVDFFNQINMLYGTITEFCTEESCPIMSAGPKYEYHWADGHTVKKPIKCSAPKYIDYLMTWVQDQLDDETLFPSKIGVPFPKNFLSIAKTILKRLFRVYAHIYHQHFSEVVQLGEEAHLNTSFKHFIFFVQEFNLIERRELAPLQELIEKLTAKDAR; encoded by the exons ATGAGCTTCCTATT TGGAAGCCGGTCATCGAAAACCTTTAAGCCAAAGAAGAATATTCCTGAAGGAACTCATCAATATGACTTGATGAAACATGCAGCGGCTACTCTTGGTTCTGGAAATCTAAGATTAGCAGTTATGCTTCCAGAGGGAGAAGATTTAAACGAATGGGTTGCTGTTAATa ctgttgatttttttaatcaaatcaaCATGTTATATGGCACTATCACAGAATTTTGTACAGAGGAAAGTTGTCCTATAATGTCAGCAGGTCCAAAGTATGAATATCACTGGGCAGATGGTCATACTGTAAAAAAGCCAATAAAATGTTCAGCTCcaaaatatattgattatttaatgaCATGGGTCCAAGATCAATTGGATGATGAAACATTGTTTCCTTCTAAAATCG GTGTACCTTTCCCAAAGAACTTTTTGTCAATTgcaaaaacaatattaaaacgattatttagAGTGTATGCACATATTTATCATCAACACTTCAGCGAAGTTGTACAGCTTGGCGAAGAAGCGCATTTAAATACATCTTTTAaacactttatattttttgttcag gaattcaatttaattgaaCGACGAGAATTAGCACCATTACAAGAATTGATAGAGAAGTTAACTGCCAAGGATGCACGATGA
- the LOC122628773 gene encoding protein germ cell-less: MGSYMSRIASMSNTAVHSVYRGRKRKCIEEDDFDSESEYIDRTLQTPKKRKLLTTAQYIYKTLFQEEKGSDITVLMLGRAWRLHKVYISQSPYFASMFSGSWREANETVISVEIADPNITLDSLLTVLGSFYQDEVSLEPKDVISILATSTLFQLQGLIDQCTDIMIETTNIKTVVPYYNAAVSYGVPAVKMAAKRWLEVNLLGYGWLHPTFLQEITPDLMAELIVSPDLVAMQTEFCIYMMLRVWLFVHLKNRDETVEMDEYFRNHTWTEPFLTTEEGKEYATPFKALRMKYLLLHDQDVKILYSDDLIPPSWLHDAYKEQWLHLLRIDASKDKGPKQMSEKEFYQECFRCGRCVEKPGEHIWRWTAFHFGLDLVVCLDTTTLRIKRNHRLDTDHIKANHNKHNIILKVTLISLDEQRQIKHIQSSGMLRLSLHKNEEKQVMSLDKQLTYPLYISVNMQVVTPFLFNEEEKLNDVMLVDT; the protein is encoded by the exons aTGGGAAGCTATATGAGTAGAATTGCGTCTATGTCAAATACGGCAGTACATTCTGTTTATCGAGGTCGTAAACGAAAATGCATCGAAGAGGATGATTTCGATTCTGAATCTGAATACATCGATCGAACACTTCAAACGCCTAAAAA GAGAAAATTACTTACAACcgcacaatatatatataagacttTGTttcaagaagagaaaggaagtgaTATAACTGTGCTCATGTTAGGAAGAGCATGGAGATTACATAAAGTTTATATTAGTCAa AGTCCATATTTTGCAAGTATGTTTTCTGGATCCTGGAGAGAAGCAAATGAAACTGTAATTAGCGTTGAAATTGCTGATCCTAATATCACATTAGATT cTCTTTTAACAGTATTAGGATCATTTTACCAAGACGAAGTCAGCTTAGAACCAAAAGATGTCATTTCAATTTTAGCTACATCTACTTTATTTCAATTACAAGGATTGATCGATCAATGCACCGATATTATGATTGAAACTACAAACATTAAAACTGTTGTTCCATATTACAATGCAGCGGTTTCATATGGTGTACCTGCAGTTAAAATGGCTGCTAAAAGATGGTTGGAAGTTAATTTGTTAGGATACGGATGGTTACATCCAACATTTTTACAAGAAATTACTCCAGATTTAATGGCAGAATTAATTGTTAGTCCAGATTTGGTGGCTATGCAAAcagaattttgtatatatatgatgctACGTGTatg GCTGTTTGTACATCTAAAGAATAGAGATGAGACAGTAGAGATGGATGAATACTTTAGAAACCATACATGGACAGAACCTTTTCTAACGACAGAGGAAGGCAAAGAATATGCAACTCCTTTCAAAGctttaagaatgaaatatcTACTTTTACATGATCAAgatgttaaaattttatacagtGATGATTTAATACCTCCTAGTTGGTTACATGATGCATATAAAGAACAATGGTTACATTTATTAAGAATTGATGCTAGCAAAGATAAAGG ACCTAAACaaatgagtgagaaagaattttatcaaGAATGTTTTCGATGTGGCCGATGTGTTGAGAAACCCGGTGAACATATCTGGAGATGGACAGCATTTCATTTTGGATTGGATCTTGTTGTATGTTTAGATACTACAACTTTGCGTATCAAACGAAATCACAGATTAGATACAGATCATATTAAAGCAAAtcataataaacataatattattttaaa ggTAACATTGATTTCATTGGATGAACAACGGCAAATTAAACATATTCAATCTTCCGGAATGCTTAGGTTATCGCTACACAAAAATGAAGag AAACAAGTAATGTCTCTGGATAAACAATTAACGTATCCTTTGTACATATCTGTTAATATGCAAGTAGTAAcaccatttttatttaatgaggaagagaaattaaatgatGTTATGCTTGTGGATACTTAG
- the LOC122628776 gene encoding uncharacterized protein LOC122628776 — protein sequence MMTANRFAPFITLVSVVLVLTFRHGEAIICYQCNSEYDPRCGDPFNPYSLGTVNCSFQPRLEHLDHLEPTICRKISQRIYGKDRVVRGCGYITDQKDNGACLLRTGTHDVRAHYCACTGDLCNSAEKRRPSSLLNLATVATIIVAIPSLILSSPFSLPVLTSSNLSVA from the exons ATGATGACTGCAAACCGATTCGCGCCTTTCATCACCCTCGTTTCCGTCGTTTTGGTGTTGACCTTTCGTCACG gCGAAGCAATAATATGCTATCAGTGCAACAGCGAGTACGATCCAAGGTGTGGCGATCCGTTCAATCCGTACAGCCTTGGAACGGTAAATTGCAGTTTTCAACCACGATTGGAGCACCTCGATCATCTCGAGCCCACGATCTGTCGGAAAATCAGTCAGAGAA TTTATGGGAAGGACAGAGTCGTAAGGGGTTGCGGCTACATTACGGATCAAAAGGACAACGGAGCCTGCCTTCTAAGAACCGGCACTCACGACGTGCGTGCGCATTACTGCGCCTGTACCGGTGATCTCTGCAATTCTGCCGAAAAACGTAGACCGTCCTCTTTATTGAACCTGGCAACCGTCGCGACTATCATCGTGGCGATTCCGAGTCTTATTTTATCGAGTCCTTTTTCCCTGCCTGTATTGACATCGTCCAATTTGTCAGTAGCATAA